The proteins below are encoded in one region of Saccharomyces kudriavzevii IFO 1802 strain IFO1802 genome assembly, chromosome: 5:
- the GAL83 gene encoding Gal83p (similar to Saccharomyces cerevisiae GAL83 (YER027C) and SIP2 (YGL208W); ancestral locus Anc_3.517) yields MAGDNSENKDASMLDVSAAVSNPTIDKSNATSNPSNEASLAYTFSQMNVDNPNELEAQPPLGHKSSLIFNDDDDDEIPPYSNHAENGSGERFESDDDIDASSSSSIDSNEGDGHDADMTANTLQKMDCQPPQQASASQNQSSQQQEGQQQSAREDKKGRAMMFPVDITWQQGGNKVYVTGSFTGWRKMIGLVPVPGQPGLMHVKLQLPPGTHRFRFIVDNELRFSDYLPTATDQMGNFVNYMEVSAPPDWTNEPQQQVTDNKAYHADDNQSTKRPMSARSRIALEIEKEPDDMGDGYTRFHDETPSKPNLEYTQDIPAVFTDPNVMEQYYLTLDQQQNNHQNMAWLTPPQLPPHLENVILNSYSNAQTDNTSGALPIPNHVILNHLATSSIKHNTLCVASIVRYKQKYVTQILYTPLQ; encoded by the coding sequence ATGGCTGGCGACAACTCTGAAAACAAGGATGCTTCCATGTTAGATGTAAGTGCCGCAGTTAGCAACCCCACGATTGATAAAAGCAATGCGACCTCAAACCCAAGCAACGAGGCGTCCTTGGCGTACACTTTCTCCCAAATGAATGTAGATAATCCAAACGAATTAGAGGCTCAGCCACCGCTAGGGCATAAATCGAGTTTAATTtttaatgatgacgacgatgacgaaATACCACCATATTCAAACCATGCAGAAAATGGTTCTGGAGAGAGGTTCGAATCTGATGATGACATTGATGCTAGTAGTTCGAGTAGTATCGACAGCAATGAAGGCGACGGTCATGATGCAGATATGACTGCAAATACCCTGCAAAAAATGGATTGTCAACCACCTCAGCAAGCTAGTGCGTCTCAGAACCAATCATCTCAACAGCAAGAAGGACAACAACAGAGTGCCAGGGAGgacaaaaaaggaagagcaATGATGTTTCCAGTTGATATCACTTGGCAACAGGGGGGTAACAAAGTGTATGTTACCGGTTCATTCACTGGATGGAGAAAAATGATCGGGCTGGTACCAGTGCCTGGACAGCCAGGACTCATGCATGTAAAATTGCAATTGCCTCCAGGTACTCATCGTTTTAGGTTTATTGTTGACAATGAACTAAGGTTCAGTGATTATTTACCTACCGCAACTGACCAAATGGGTAATTTTGTCAATTATATGGAAGTGAGTGCACCACCGGACTGGACTAATGAACCTCAGCAGCAAGTGACGGACAATAAGGCATATCATGCCGATGATAATCAGTCGACTAAGAGACCAATGAGCGCCCGATCAAGAATTGCATTGGAGATAGAAAAGGAACCGGATGACATGGGTGATGGTTACACGCGTTTTCACGATGAAACCCCGTCTAAACCTAACTTAGAATACACTCAGGATATACCTGCTGTCTTTACTGACCCAAATGTAATGGAGCAATACTATTTAACGCTtgatcaacaacaaaacaatCACCAAAATATGGCGTGGTTGACTCCTCCACAGCTGCCACCACACTTAGAAAACGTCATCCTGAACAGCTACTCAAATGCACAAACTGATAATACGTCCGGTGCCCTTCCCATCCCCAACCATGTTATATTGAACCATCTGGCGACAAGCAGTATTAAGCATAATACATTGTGCGTCGCGTCGATCGTCCGGtacaaacaaaaatacgTGACCCAAATACTGTACACTCCACTGCAATAG
- the CHO1 gene encoding CDP-diacylglycerol-serine O-phosphatidyltransferase (similar to Saccharomyces cerevisiae CHO1 (YER026C); ancestral locus Anc_3.513), whose translation MVDSDEDFAPQEFPHKDTDVIVDNRDENEGYSSEEVDGTLSRRASSIFSINTTPLAPPNATDIQKFTSDEHHFSMMRNLHMADYITMLNGFSGFYSIVSCLRFTLTGKPHYVQRAHFFILLGMCFDFLDGRVARLRNRSSLMGQELDSLADLVSFGVAPAAIAFAIGFQTTFDVMILSFFVLCGLARLARFNVTVAQLPKDSNTGKSKYFEGLPMPTTLALVLGMAYCVRKGLIFDNIPFGIFREDQLLEFHPIVLVFFIHGCGMISKSLKIPKP comes from the coding sequence atgGTTGATTCAGATGAAGATTTCGCACCTCAAGAATTCCCACACAAAGATACAGATGTTATTGTAGATAACAGAGACGAGAATGAGGGGTATTCTTCGGAAGAAGTTGATGGTACACTTAGCAGAAGAGCCTCGAGTATATTTTCCATAAACACTACTCCATTGGCTCCCCCAAATGCTACCGATATACAAAAATTCACAAGCGACGAGCACCATTTCAGCATGATGAGGAATTTACATATGGCAGATTATATCACTATGCTGAATGGATTTTCTGGGTTTTACTCTATTGTGAGCTGCCTGAGATTTACGCTTACAGGTAAGCCTCACTACGTTCAACGTgcacattttttcatcttatTGGGTATGTGTTTCGATTTCCTTGACGGTAGAGTAGCTCGTCTCAGGAACAGATCGTCTCTCATGGGCCAAGAACTGGACTCCTTGGCCGATTTGGTTTCCTTCGGTGTTGCTCCAGCTGCAATTGCCTTTGCCATCGGCTTCCAAACTACATTTGACGTTATGAttctatctttttttgttctttgcGGTTTAGCAAGACTAGCAAGATTCAATGTAACCGTAGCTCAACTGCCTAAGGATTCTAACACCGGCAAatccaaatattttgaaggtTTACCAATGCCAACTACTCTAGCTTTGGTTCTGGGTATGGCATACTGTGTTAGGAAAggtttgatttttgataaCATCCCATTTGGCATTTTCAGAGAAGATCAATTATTGGAATTCCATCCAATCGTTTtagtattttttattcatggATGTGGGATGATTTCAAAGAGCCTGAAAATTCCAAAGCCATAG
- the GCD11 gene encoding translation initiation factor eIF2 subunit gamma (similar to Saccharomyces cerevisiae GCD11 (YER025W); ancestral locus Anc_7.513) produces the protein MSDLQDQEPSIIINGNFEPVAEPDIVEESEVLAQETEETEEANKPKKKVAFTGLEEDGETEEERRKREFEEGGGLPEQPLNPDFSELNPLSAEIINRQATINIGTIGHVAHGKSTVVRAISGVQTVRFKDELERNITIKLGYANAKIYKCQEPTCPEPDCYRSFKSDKEISPKCQRPGCPGRYKLIRHVSFVDCPGHDILMSTMLSGAAVMDAALLLIAGNESCPQPQTSEHLAAIEIMKLKHVIILQNKVDLMREESALEHQKSILKFIRGTIADGAPIVPISAQLKYNIDAVNEFIVKTIPVPPRDFMISPRLIVIRSFDVNKPGAEIEDLKGGVAGGSILNGVFKLGDEIEIRPGIVTKDDKGKIQCKPIFSNIVSLFAEQNDLKFAVPGGLIGVGTKVDPTLCRADRLVGQVVGAKGHLPNIYTDIEINFFLLRRLLGVKTDGQKQAKVRNLEPNEVLMVNIGSTATGARVVAVKADMARLQLTSPACTEVNEKIALSRRIEKHWRLIGWATIKKGTTLEPIA, from the coding sequence ATGAGTGACTTACAAGACCAAGAACCTAGCATTATTATCAACGGTAATTTCGAGCCAGTTGCTGAACCAGATATCGTTGAAGAATCAGAAGTTCTAGCTcaagaaacagaagaaacagaagaagcCAATaagccaaagaagaaagttgCCTTCACAGGTTTGGAGGAAGATGgagaaacagaagaagaaagaaggaagagggaatttgaagaaggtggTGGTTTGCCCGAACAACCATTGAACCCTGATTTTTCGGAATTAAACCCACTCTCTGCTGAAATTATCAACAGACAAGCTACTATAAATATCGGTACCATTGGCCATGTTGCCCACGGTAAATCCACAGTTGTTAGAGCCATTTCTGGTGTTCAAACAGTCCGTTTCAAGGATGAATTAGAACGTAACATTACCATTAAATTAGGTTATGCCAATGCTAAAATCTATAAATGTCAGGAACCTACATGCCCCGAGCCTGATTGTTATAgatctttcaaatctgataaagaaatcagTCCTAAATGTCAAAGACCCGGTTGTCCCGGACGTTATAAATTGATTCGTCATGTTTCATTTGTCGATTGTCCTGGTCACGATATTCTAATGAGTACTATGTTGTCAGGTGCTGCCGTTATGGACGCCGCCTTACTTTTAATTGCAGGTAATGAATCTTGTCCGCAACCTCAAACTTCAGAACATTTGGCTGCCATTGAAATCATGAAGTTGAAGCACGTTATCATTCTACAGAACAAGGTCGATTTGATGCGTGAAGAGAGTGCCTTGGAACATCAAAAATCTATCTTGAAGTTTATTAGGGGTACCATTGCAGATGGCGCTCCAATTGTGCCAATTTCAGCACAATTGAAATATAACATTGATGCAGTCAATGAGTTCATTGTCAAAACTATTCCTGTTCCACCAAGAGATTTTATGATTTCTCCAAGATTAATCGTCATTCGTTCATTTGATGTTAATAAACCAGGTgctgaaattgaagacCTAAAGGGTGGTGTTGCCGGTGGTTCTATTTTGAATGGTGTCTTCAAATTGGGcgatgaaattgaaattagaCCAGGTATTGTTACAAAGGATGATAAAGGTAAAATTCAATGCAAGCCAATTTTCTCTAATATCGTTTCCTTATTTGCTGAACAAAATGACTTGAAGTTTGCTGTTCCCGGTGGTTTGATTGGTGTTGGTACAAAAGTTGACCCCACTTTGTGTAGAGCCGATCGTCTTGTTGGTCAAGTCGTTGGTGCTAAGGGACACTTGCCAAACATTTACACTGATATCGAAATTAACTTCTTTTTGTTACGTCGTCTATTGGGTGTTAAAACAGATGGTCAAAAGCAAGCAAAAGTCAGAAATCTCGAACCAAATGAAGTTCTTATGGTCAACATCGGCTCCACTGCTACAGGTGCTCGTGTTGTTGCCGTTAAGGCTGATATGGCAAGGTTGCAATTGACGTCGCCTGCTTGTACCGAAGTAAACGAGAAGATTGCTTTATCAAGACGTATCGAAAAGCATTGGCGTTTGATTGGTTGGGCTACAATCAAGAAAGGTACTACTTTGGAACCCATCGCTTAA
- the YAT2 gene encoding carnitine O-acetyltransferase YAT2 (similar to Saccharomyces cerevisiae YAT2 (YER024W); ancestral locus Anc_7.510), producing the protein MSSGSTIVSSDKSERTFKHEEELPKLPLPLLGDTLQRLKESLEPLYYADGYYQHPLDPEQIEKLSSIIKNFKENPVSKKLQSKLQNYHDSRDCYLDELHLDINNQTSAREIQDDVLPRNPFLVLADDALPSVTQADRSAVLVHSAARFISALKQGLLPPDINATNGKPLSMAPFLNLFGTTRSPVFQHGEIENFDLSKPYTASDLEDPGYSSEEGNDDETTEKHLAESKRKREDDIFTGNGITIKRHPDSKHIMIISRGQYYTLEVLDSMNKIIYTAAELTTIFDHIIKDSGSTGKSTALGSLTSHSFRNWKYARKRLQKRYPNELHQIDSALFVLVLDESLEETANDDVNTADISQEFMRTITERDKKCTSANCKRVFYGTSIINSKGHQVGSCVSRWYDKLQLVVTADAKATVIWDSFTCDGSVVLRFTSEIYTESVLRLARDVNAGDPQFSLWPNVTQIDPETKKLMTATVNSNGKGLSEIDPKSVVEKIDWSFSNILNTHVHLSETKLADLISKYDIVRASIPLGRRSAQRLGIRPDSMVQVALQVAHYALYGRMVFGLEPVSTRGFRNSRSSFINIQNQELLELCQLFISSSIDGTGKLDKFIQTCETHHEMVKCAKSGVGYEKHFNALKYLFKFHNHFGISLSDDESSAAKDLFESTLILPFSQPELIVANCGNAATTTFGITPAVPQGFGIGYIIKDDQVDLTVTSQFRQGDRLMFMLNWVLSEIRSYWRMSRGTSHNKTGVKISPVVDKLYEMDNAVNNPSRRNGHTVSGNRQTSSSSQVNLNRYGGFFDLESHIDSRNISKSPSAKNLQKTFNGLTMNADNDHSSSAVSVPTEKEKLNTGHEILQIQPREVASNGLEAGDEVKIDGIAGDTSGISSSSSATSSNSKKRNVINSRFDIDFDRSRVGRKVATLDQ; encoded by the coding sequence ATGTCAAGCGGCAGTACTATTGTTTCGTCTGACAAGTCGGAGCGAACATTTAAACATGAGGAAGAGCTACCCAAATTACCGCTACCCCTACTTGGTGACACTTTGCAACGTTTGAAAGAGAGTTTAGAACCATTATATTATGCGGATGGGTATTACCAACATCCCTTGGACCCAGAACAAATTGAGAAGCTGTCGTCCataatcaaaaacttcaaagaaaatccCGTGAGTAAGAAGCTGCAATCCAAACTACAAAATTATCACGATTCCAGGGATTGTTACCTTGACGAGTTGCATTTAGACATCAATAATCAGACGTCTGCAAGAGAAATTCAAGACGACGTTCTCCCTAGGAACCCATTCTTAGTTCTTGCGGATGACGCTTTGCCAAGTGTCACCCAGGCTGACAGGTCTGCCGTCCTAGTACACTCTGCAGCACGATTTATTTCTGCTCTAAAGCAGGGTCTATTGCCTCCGGACATCAATGCCACTAACGGGAAACCGTTGTCGATGGCACCGTTTCTGAACTTGTTCGGCACTACTCGTAGTCCTGTCTTCCAGCACGGTgagattgaaaattttgatttgagTAAACCGTACACTGCGTCTGACCTAGAGGACCCTGGTTATTCAAGTGAAGAAGGCAATGACGACGAAACTACCGAGAAACATTTGGCTGAGAGTAAGAGAAAACGTGAAGATGACATTTTCACTGGCAATGGCATCACCATTAAAAGACATCCGGATAGCAAACATATCATGATCATCTCCAGAGGCCAATATTACACCTTAGAAGTTCTGGACTCGATGAATAAAATTATATACACAGCCGCCGAACTGACGACGATCTTTGACCATATTATAAAAGATTCAGGAAGCACTGGAAAATCAACTGCATTAGGTAGTTTGACCTCTCATTCTTTCAGAAATTGGAAATATGCAAGGAAAAGGTTGCAAAAGAGGTATCCAAATGAATTACACCAGATAGATTCTGCTCTATTCGTTCTTGTGCTTGATGAATCACTGGAGGAAACTGCCAATGATGACGTCAATACCGCCGATATTAGCCAAGAATTCATGAGGACCATCACTGAACGCGACAAGAAATGCACTTCTGCAAATTGCAAAAGAGTTTTCTACGGTACTTCCATAATAAACAGCAAAGGTCATCAAGTTGGTTCATGCGTATCTCGTTGGTACGATAAATTGCAGTTGGTGGTCACTGCGGATGCAAAGGCCACTGTGATTTGGGATTCCTTTACTTGTGATGGATCTGTCGTGCTTAGATTCACTTCGGAAATTTACACGGAATCCGTATTGAGATTAGCTAGAGACGTTAATGCTGGTGACCCACAATTTTCACTGTGGCCCAACGTCACACAAATAGATCCtgaaaccaaaaaattaatgACGGCAACAGTAAATTCCAACGGTAAAGGTCTTTCTGAAATTGACCCTAAGTcagttgttgaaaaaattgattggTCCTTTAGCAACATTCTGAATACGCATGTCCATTTGTCGGAGACCAAACTAGCGGATTTGATTTCCAAATATGATATTGTTCGCGCCTCTATTCCCTTAGGGAGAAGGTCGGCTCAAAGGTTAGGCATCAGACCTGACTCTATGGTGCAAGTAGCTTTGCAAGTAGCTCACTATGCACTGTATGGGAGAATGGTATTTGGTTTAGAGCCTGTATCCACCCGTGGTTTTAGAAACTCGAGGTCCTCCTTTAttaatattcaaaatcaggAACTGTTAGAATTATGTCAGTTATTTATTTCCAGCTCCATCGACGGGACAGGAAAATTAGACAAATTTATCCAAACCTGTGAAACGCACCATGAAATGGTTAAATGTGCGAAGTCAGGTGTTGGATATGAAAAACATTTTAATGCATTAAAGTATCTCTTCAAGTTTCATAACCATTTCGGCATCTCCCTAAGTGACGATGAATCATCGGCTGCGAAGgatctttttgaaagtacATTGATTTTACCTTTCTCACAGCCTGAGTTGATCGTTGCTAACTGTGGTAATGCTGCCACCACGACGTTTGGTATTACACCAGCTGTGCCCCAAGGCTTTGGCATAGGTTATATCATTAAAGATGATCAAGTAGATTTGACTGTTACATCGCAATTTAGACAAGGTGACAGATTAATGTTCATGTTAAACTGGGTTCTAAGCGAAATTCGCTCCTATTGGAGGATGTCACGCGGTACCTCTCATAACAAGACTGGCGTAAAAATCAGCCCTGTTGTAGACAAACTATACGAAATGGACAATGCAGTTAACAATCCTTCAAGACGCAACGGTCACACGGTTTCTGGGAATCGCCAAACATCTTCGTCATCGCAAGTAAATTTGAATAGGTATGGcggattttttgatttagAAAGTCATATCGACAGTAGAAACATCTCCAAATCACCATcggcaaaaaatttacagaAAACTTTTAATGGCTTGACGATGAATGCAGACAACGACCATTCAAGTTCTGCAGTATCGGTTCCcacagaaaaggaaaagctTAATACAGGTCATGAGATTCTACAAATCCAGCCGCGAGAAGTGGCCAGTAATGGGTTGGAAGCAGGTGACGAAGTGAAGATTGATGGAATTGCTGGCGATACCAGTGgtatatcatcatcttcatccgctacatcttcaaattccaAGAAACGTAACGTCATCAATTCAAGATTCGACATTGATTTTGATCGTAGTCGCGTGGGTAGAAAAGTTGCTACCTTGGACCAATAA
- the SRB4 gene encoding Srb4p (similar to Saccharomyces cerevisiae SRB4 (YER022W); ancestral locus Anc_7.503), translated as MTTQEPTSEHTSSEIGIKLALDPNLITLALSSNPNSNLHSPTSDEPIPESAGKVDVDAQLEGDEVENKTKKDNDKRLKFLKSKDSLVSNPHEIYGSMPLEQLIPIILRQRGPGFKFVDMNEKELENEINQRDDNDNDICSNEKEDTDAVKEDAQVEEDFMEVDYEDKNDVANPQNETEHKTNESSETDENVATVMTQEQFVKRRRDMVEHINLAMNESSLALEFVSLLLSGVKESTGMSSMSPFLRKVVKPSSLNSDKIPYEAPTKKEYIELDILNKGWKLQSLNESKDLLRGSFNKLSYILQNEHDYWNKIMQNISNKDVIFKIRDRSSGQKLLAIKYGYEDSGSTYRHDRGIANIKNNIESQNLDLIPHSSSVVKGTDFLHSVKKFLRVRIFTKIESEDDYILSGESVMDGEGKNGEPEIKDIRKQIQVLKKIIFEKELMYQVKKECALLISYGVSIENENKVIIELPNEKFEIELLSLDDDSIVNHEQDLPKINDKRANLMLVMLRLLLVVIFKKALRSRISSPHRVTNLKVDDDILLIRPILGKVRFANYKLLLKKIIKDYVLDIIPGSTIVEKEVKREESHENENIEDENITRLNKEIRAFDKLLNVPKRELEIKLPLSMHNCPCLSLMLESPNYCNALIHIKFEDNAGANAVAFNTTFSDFKEVEDFLHFIVAEFIQQKNV; from the coding sequence ATGACGACGCAAGAACCAACATCAGAACACACAAGTTCTGAAATCGGCATCAAACTGGCATTGGATCCGAACTTAATTACATTGGCACTAAGTTCCAACCCAAATTCTAATCTTCATTCACCAACGTCTGATGAACCCATACCTGAATCTGCAGGAAAGGTGGATGTTGATGCTCAATTAGAGGGTGACGAAGTAGAGAATAAGACCAAgaaagataatgataaaagactgaaatttttgaaaagtaaaGATTCATTGGTAAGCAATCCTCACGAAATTTACGGTTCTATGCCATTAGAGCAATTGATCCCAATCATCCTAAGACAGCGTGGCCCAGGATTCAAGTTCGTTGatatgaatgaaaaagaattagaGAATGAGATCAATCAGCGCGACGATAACGATAACGATATCTGCAGCAACGAGAAAGAGGACACCGATGCTGTCAAGGAAGATGCacaagttgaagaagatttcaTGGAAGTCGATtatgaagataaaaatgatgtGGCGAATCCACAAAATGAAACAGAGCACAAAACTAATGAAAGTAGTGAGACAGACGAAAATGTAGCGACGGTAATGACGCAGGAGCAGTTTGTAAAGAGAAGGAGAGATATGGTAGAACACATCAATTTAGCTATGAATGAATCGTCCCTGGCTTTGGAATTTGTTTCCTTATTGCTATCAGGTGTTAAAGAATCTACAGGTATGTCGTCAATGTCACCATTTCTTAGAAAGGTTGTTAAACCTTCCAGTTTAAATAGTGATAAAATCCCATATGAAGCAcctacaaaaaaagaatacatTGAATTGGATATATTGAATAAAGGCTGGAAGTTACAAAGTTTGAACGAATCCAAAGACTTATTACGTGGAAGCTTCAACAAACTGAGCTACATTCTGCAAAACGAACACGATTACTGGAATAAAATAATGCAAAACATTAGTAACAAGGAcgtcattttcaaaattagaGATAGATCAAGTGGTCAAAAGCTGCTGGCAATCAAATACGGTTACGAAGATTCTGGATCTACGTATAGACATGATAGAGGTATTGCtaatataaaaaacaaCATTGAATCGcaaaatttggatttgatACCTCACAGCAGTTCGGTAGTCAAAGGTACCGATTTTCTACATTCAGTGAAGAAATTCCTCAGGGTACGAATCTTCACAAAGATTGAATCAGAAGATGATTACATATTGAGTGGTGAAAGTGTGATGGATGGGGAGGGGAAAAATGGAGAACCCGAAATAAAGGATATTAGAAAACAGATAcaagttttgaagaaaatcattTTCGAAAAGGAACTGATGTATCAAGTGAAGAAGGAGTGCGCACTATTGATTTCATATGGTGTCagtattgaaaatgaaaataaagtgATAATCGAATTACCCAACGAAAAGTTTGAAATCGAGTTGCTGTCACTTGACGATGACTCCATAGTTAATCATGAACAAGATTTACCAAAAATCAACGACAAGAGGGCCAATTTAATGCTTGTTATGCTAAGATTATTACTGGTGgtcattttcaagaaggCATTGAGGTCTAGAATAAGCTCGCCCCACAGAGTAACCAACTTGAAGGTGGACGATGATATCCTATTAATTCGTCCCATACTTGGCAAAGTTCGGTTCGCCAATTACAAGCTgttactgaaaaaaatcataaagGATTACGTGCTGGATATCATTCCTGGTTCAACTATAGTGGAGAAAGAAGTCAAGAGGGAAGAATCTCacgaaaatgaaaacatcgAGGATGAAAACATAACGAGATTGAATAAGGAGATTCGTGCCTTCGACAAATTGTTAAATGTGCCTAAACGCGAACTTGAGATAAAGCTACCGTTATCAATGCATAATTGCCCTTGTTTGAGTCTAATGCTTGAGAGCCCCAACTATTGTAATGCCCTGATTCACATCAAGTTTGAAGACAATGCAGGAGCTAACGCGGTAGCCTTCAACACGACATTCTCAGACTTCAAGGAGGTGGAGGACTTCCTGCATTTTATTGTCGCCGAATTCATCCAGCAGAAGAACGTATAA
- the PRO3 gene encoding pyrroline-5-carboxylate reductase (similar to Saccharomyces cerevisiae PRO3 (YER023W); ancestral locus Anc_7.506), with the protein MTYTLAILGCGVMGQALLSAIYNAPKAADEATAAFYPSKIITCNHDEPSAQQVTDLVEALDESPNGIKVESTYGHNVSAVKEAAVVLLGTKPFLAEEVLKGVEGVIEGKLLISLAAGWTIDQLSQYTSTVCRVMTNTPAKYGYGCAVVSYSADVSKEQKPLVKELISQVGKYVELPEKNMDAATALVGSGPAFVLLMLESLMESGLKLGIPLQESKECAMKVLEGTVKMVEKSGAHPSVLKHQVCTPGGTTIAGLCVMEEKGVKSGIINGVEEAARVASQLGQKKK; encoded by the coding sequence ATGACTTACACATTGGCAATTTTAGGTTGTGGTGTCATGGGCCAAGCGCTCCTTTCAGCCATTTATAATGCTCCAAAGGCCGCTGACGAAGCGACGGCTGCGTTTTATCCTTCCAAGATCATCACGTGTAACCATGATGAGCCTAGTGCACAACAAGTTACCGATCTGGTCGAGGCATTGGACGAATCACCCAACGGTATCAAAGTGGAAAGCACCTACGGTCACAACGTGAGTGCTGTCAAAGAGGCAGCCGTGGTTCTTCTTGGTACGAAGCCATTTCTGGCTGAAGAAGTATTGAAGGGTGTCGAAGGTGTCATCGAGGGAAAGCTACTTATTTCCCTAGCTGCCGGTTGGACCATTGACCAATTAAGCCAATACACCAGCACTGTGTGCCGTGTTATGACCAACACACCTGCCAAGTATGGGTACGGTTGTGCGGTGGTGTCGTATTCCGCTGATGTTTCCAAGGAGCAAAAACCATTGGTGAAGGAGTTGATCAGTCAAGTCGGTAAATACGTCGAATTACCTGAGAAAAACATGGACGCGGCTACTGCGTTAGTCGGTTCAGGCCCCGCCTTTGTTTTGTTGATGCTAGAATCCTTAATGGAAAGTGGATTGAAGTTGGGAATCCCACTGCAAGAGAGCAAAGAATGTGCCATGAAAGTCCTAGAGGGAACGGTCAAGATGGTTGAGAAGAGCGGTGCCCACCCATCCGTTCTGAAACACCAGGTTTGCACACCAGGTGGCACAACCATTGCCGGGTTATGTGTTATGGAGGAGAAGGGTGTCAAGAGTGGTATTATCAATGGTGTGGAAGAAGCAGCCCGAGTGGCATCCCAGCTAggccaaaagaaaaaatag